Proteins encoded by one window of Microplitis demolitor isolate Queensland-Clemson2020A chromosome 6, iyMicDemo2.1a, whole genome shotgun sequence:
- the LOC103577319 gene encoding 6-phosphogluconolactonase has product MENVLIEPDVAGVVKKLSSIIEKHANDAINTDDVFKIGLSGGSLIKFLAEGLPEITTDWSKWRFFFCDERIVPFDNEESTYGQYKASLIGKIPITEDQFITIDTEHSAVEAANDYIMKMSVYFPPDSLPRFDMLLLGVGPDGHTCSLFPGHRLLEETIRWVCPINDSPKPPPSRITLTFPVINNSKACVFAVAGASKADIIKRVLKLKENLPAGRVNPTNGSLYWIVDQEAAKGLDK; this is encoded by the exons atggaGAACGTATTAATTGAACCTGATGTTGCCGGTgtcgttaaaaaattgtcaagtaTTATTGAGAAGCATGCTAATGATGCAATAAATACCGACGATGTCTTCAAAATTGGCTTATCTG gaggatcattaattaaatttttagctgaAGGTTTGCCAGAAATAACAACTGATTGGTCTAAatggagattttttttttgtgatgaaAGAATTGTACCTTTTGATAATGAAGAATCAACTTATGGTCAATATAAAGCTAGTTTGATTGGTAAAATTCCAATTACTGAAGACcaatttattactattgatACTGAACATTCAG CTGTTGAAGCGGCAAATGACTACATCATGAAGATGTCCGTATACTTTCCACCAGACAGTCTACCACGTTTCGACATGCTTCTGTTAGGAGTTGGACCCGATGGACATACTTGTTCCCTGTTTCCTGGGCATCGTTTGCTGGAAGAGACAATTAGGTGGGTTTGTCCCATAAACGACTCTCCAAAACCACCACCTTCAAGAATAACTCTCACATTTCCGGTGATTAATAATTCTAAGGCTTGTGTCTTTGCTGTTGCTGGAGCAAGTAAAGCTGATATAATAAAg cGTGTACTAAAACTGAAAGAAAATTTGCCTGCTGGTCGGGTGAATCCAACTAATGGCTCTCTATACTGGATCGTTGATCAAGAAGCTGCTAAAGGCCTGGACAAATAG
- the LOC103577318 gene encoding DNA polymerase delta subunit 3 isoform X2, giving the protein MELMNNYLETLAGYINDEDKLVTYKWLSKELEVHVNLAKKILEEYWNKNKSNDQLVATIMIIGHTKDGGMRVEVVKESDFGVAADKYDRIISQHLYSLQKSLPDIQLLAEAGQGDTKFSAITCENAVLLSDEELFKRRWGSDKTYMPSVAAAAVTAERKPVETKKNIFSNFTKSSDKVSDSKTNSKSNDDNGVSNGTHSSNDVKEDKVETKKVSPVKSKPAETKKGVSKKPVQSQKTGLSNLFGKVAVANSKKSPPTKNKDSADKNNDNKSNGVEESPMEVDESPKITETNGVSASKSNLTPKDSGSTSNSASDSKNSNDKSSQKSNGDIKAKNNKIKQNRGSKRNRSRDSSKEDTKKRKRIFLASDSSDESAASDPEPDLFDDPPPEEPVVVKEKSPTPPPAKQVEGKRKVRKAVDKTFMDEDGYLVTKKTFVYESASDEEPPTPAAIKEVEVKKATAAQIKKQNKQTSIMSFFKKA; this is encoded by the exons ATGGAGTTAATGAACAATTATTTGGAAACTCTTGCTGGGTACATTAATGATGAAGACAAGCTT GTTACGTATAAATGGCTGAGCAAAGAGCTAGAAGTCCATGTAAatttagctaaaaaaattctggaaGAGTATtggaataaaaacaaatcaaatgATCAACTTGTAGccacaataatgataataggaCACACCAAAGACGGAGGTATGCGTGTTGAAGTTGTCAAGGAATCAGATTTTGGTGTCGCTGCTGATAAGTATGATAGAATAATATCCCAGCATTTGTACAGCTTGCAGAAGTCTCTGCCAGACATTCAGTTGCTGGCTGAGGCAGGTCAAGGTGACACTAAATTTTCAGCTATTACTTGCGAGAATGCTGTTTTATTGAGCGACGAAGAATTATTCAAACGGAGATGGGGCTCTGATAAAACCTACATGCCATcagttgctgctgctgctgtcaCTGCTGAACGTAAGCCTGTGgagacaaagaaaaatatttttagtaattttactaAGTCTAGTGATAAAGTCAGTGATAGTAAGACTAATAGTAAGAGCAATGATGACAATGGAGTAAGTAATGGAACTCATAGCAGTAATGATGTCAAAGAAGATAAAGTTGAAACTAAAAAAGTGTCACCAGTTAAAAGTAAACCCGCTGAAACAAAGAAAGGTGTCTCTAAGAAACCTGTACAGTCTCAGAAAACTGGACTAAGTAATTTGTTTGGTAAAGTTGCTGTTGctaattctaaaaaatcaCCACCAACCAAAAATAAAGATtctgctgataaaaataatgataataaaagtaatggaGTTGAAGAAAGTCCGATGGAAGTTGATGAAAGTCCTAAAATAACTGAGACCAATGGAGTATCTGCAAGTAAATCGAATTTAACACCTAAAGATTCGGGTTCTACTTCTAATTCAGCTTCGGATAGTAAGAACAGCAACGATAAATCGAGTCAGAAGAGTAATGGTGACATTAaagctaaaaataataaaattaaacaaaatcgCGGCAGCAAACGTAACAGAAGTAGAGACTCCAGTAAGGAGGATACTAAGAAAAGAAAACGTATCTTCTTGGCGTCGGATTCGAGCGATGAATCAGCTGCCAGTGATCCCGAGCCCGATTTATTTGATGACCCACCTCCTGAAGAACCTGTAGTGGTAAAAGAAAAATCACCAACACCTCCACCAGCTAAACAGGTCGAAGGTAAACGCAAAGTGCGTAAAGCTGTCGATAAAACTTTTATGGACGAGGACGGCTACCTCGTTACCAAGAAAACTTTTGTCTACGAGAGCGCTTCTGATGAAGAGCCGCCAACACCAGCGGCAATTAAAGAAGTTGAGGTGAAAAAGGCTACAGCCGCTCagattaaaaaacaaaacaaacaGACTTCTATCATGagctttttcaaaaaagcttaa
- the LOC103577317 gene encoding protein ABHD13 — MIISLKRFLRKCPIRFTRNLPWKQGVIFLAHVFLYLIIYWLYGVIFTLFCIFCIEATEILYKLEDVFVYHPVIPTHSRIYVPSPSMFNLPYQTVYIHSKDGTILHTFFISQPGEEAKQSPTILYLHGNAGNIGHRLINVAGLYHKVKCNILVLEYRGYGFSQGTPTESGLYMDAQAGLDYLLSRNDINTNEIIVFGRSLGGAIAIDLAANYSTQRIWCLILENTFTSIPEMASVLIGYKFIKYLPLFFYKNKFMSTDKVTSINVPTLFVSGSADTLVPPRMMIELYNKCKCNYKKLITISGGTHNETWNQTDYYQRLVTFINQLREKPRTLDDNTCHYLIDDI; from the exons atgattatatcaCTGAAgagatttttaagaaaatgtcCAATAAGATTTACAAGAAATTTACCATGGAAACAGGgggttatttttttagctcatgtatttttatatttaattatctattggCTTTATGGAGTCATTTTTACATTGTTTTGTATATTTTGTATTGAAGCGacag aaattttatacaaattagAAGACGTATTCGTTTATCATCCAGTAATTCCTACTCATTCACGTATTTATGTACCATCACCATCAATGTTTAATTTACCATATCAAACAGTTTACATACATTCTAAGGATGGTACGATATTGCacacattttttatatcacaACCTGGGGAAGAAGCTAAACAATCACCGACAATTCTTTATCTTCATGGCAATGCTGGCAATATTGGTCACag ACTTATAAATGTAGCGGGACTATATCATAAAGTTAAATGTAATATATTAGTACTAGAATATCGTGGCTACGGTTTTTCACAAGGCACACCAACAGAATCTGGTCTCTACATGGATGCTCAAGCTGGTctagattatttattaagtcgCAATGACATCAATACcaatgaaataattgtatttgGTAGATCACTag gaGGAGCAATAGCTATTGATCTGGCTGCTAATTACAGTACACAAAGAATATGGTGCCTTATTTTAGAGAATACATTTACAAGTATTCCAGAAATGGCCTCTGTTTTAATTGGTTacaagtttattaaatatttaccgctttttttttacaaaaacaaatttatgtcTACAGATAAAGTTACGTCTATAAATGTGCCAACGTTATTTGTATCTGGTTCCGCGGACACTTTGGTACCTCCGCGTATGATGATTGAACTTTacaataaatgtaaatgtaattacaaaaaattgataactaTTTCTGGTGGTACGCACAATGAAACGTGGAATCAAACAGATTATTATCAACGTTTAGTAACATTTATAAACCAACTGAGAGAAAAACCGCGTACTCTAGATGATAATACTTGTCATTACCTCATTGAcgatatttaa
- the LOC103577320 gene encoding calcium-binding mitochondrial carrier protein SCaMC-2-A isoform X2 — translation MLEQGSINGLGCEVCEDFLDVYHHILQRYMDIGEDIGVPDDFTSNEMITGMWWRHLLAGGIAGAVSRTCTAPLDRIKVYLQVHGTTHCSMTNCFRYMLKEGGILSLWRGNGINVLKIGPETALKFMAYEQVKRAIKGNDTRELGINERFVAGSMAGGISQSAIYPLEVLKTRLALRKTGEFSSVIDAAKKIHSQGGLKSFYRGYIPNLIGILPYAGIDLAVYETLKNRYLRSHNNNEQPAFWVLLLCGTISSTAGQVCSYPLALVRTRLQAELCPGKSPNTMVSMFKDIIQREGVRGLYRGLTPNFLKVAPAVSISYVVYEHFRQALGVNMT, via the exons atgttggaACAAGGCAGTATTAATGGACTTGGTTGTGAAGTTTGTGAGGATTTTTTAGACGTTTACCATCACATTTTACAGAGG TACATGGACATCGGTGAAGATATCGGAGTACCTGATGATTTTACAAGCAATGAAATGATAACAGGAATGTGGTGGAGGCATTTACTTGCTGGTGGAATTGCTGGAGCTGTTTCGCGCACCTGCACTGCGCCTTTAGACCGAATAAAAGTTTATCttcag gTTCACGGGACAACACATTGCAGTATGACGAATTGCTTTAGATACATGTTGAAAGAAGGTGGAATACTGAGTCTATGGCGTGGTAATGGTATTAATGTACTTAAGATTGGTCCTGAAACAGCTCTAAAGTTTATGGCCTATGAACAAGTCAAAAGAGCTATCAAAGGAAATGATACGAGAGAGCTAGGTATTAATGAGAGATTCGTTGCTGGGTCCATGGCAGGTGGAATTAGTCAGTCAGCAATTTATCCTCttgaa gtACTAAAGACTAGATTAGCGCTTCGTAAGACGGGTGAATTTTCCAGTGTGATTGACgcagctaaaaaaattcatagtcAAGGAGGTTTGAAAAGTTTTTACAGAGGCTACATTCCTAATTTAATTGGAATTCTTCCATATGCCGGAATAGACTTGGCTGTTTatgaa acATTAAAAAACAGATATTTGAGATCacacaataataatgaacagCCAGCATTTTGGGTTTTACTTCTATGCGGTACTATTTCAAGCACTGCTGGACAAGTGTGTTCATACCCGCTTGCACTAGTCAGAACTAGATTACAAGCTGAATTATGTCCCGGAAAGTCACCTAATACGATGGTCAGTATGTTTAAAGATATTATACAACGCGAGGGTGTTCGAGGTCTCTACCGCGGGTTGACGCCTAATTTTCTCAAg gTAGCGCCAGCGGTATCAATAAGCTACGTGGTTTATGAACATTTTCGACAAGCATTAGGTGTCAATATGACgtga
- the LOC103577318 gene encoding leucine-rich repeat neuronal protein 1 isoform X1 has protein sequence MYFIVIVLLINFLKSSSGNLCQVCVCSGATIDCNGRLNSSDTNILKLLTSELTQEIILSSDNTSLEILNLRNKIEEFKIVDLSDNNLNESAVNALTSLINLEEVNFSLNNWKALSADVFDNFLSLSKLDLSHNLITEISNRPCNLTHLDLSYNRLKILTARQLNCPQLKFINLSYNLITSINDQAFVNLNSLDTLLLNNNLIQSLDILCPSLKNLSVAHNKLSHLPSNLSVDFLDINHNFISTIQTNPTTNHLKSLDISRNNLSLINATFINLKTLNISYNYFSSLPPLSVKNSPALEEIIVSGNPLTKLIFNQQIKLKRFIASDLNKLESIDEDSFNLLQERDDSCINLTISSNKNLKSLHNNSFKNLHVCYLDLSNNGLERISRRSIKILNESIPKYGINLQGNPLICDCESQWMLDDLLPKLYRINSALLANLRCNKPTEVFNVRMVHWYKWKTKVLCKSSNKFERLVASEDNTYTVAQSSTIIIKSSNSVKFIIIGAATVLSLITIIGLALSEKLAKKHRRRNRRL, from the exons atgtattttattgttatagttttgttaattaattttttaaaatcatcttcGGGCAATTTGTGTCAAGTGTGCGTGTGCTCAG gtGCAACAATTGATTGCAATGGAAGATTGAATTCCAGCgacacaaatattttaaaattactaacaaGTGAACTCACccaggaaataattttatcaagtgACAATACGTCACTGGAAATTTTAAACCTTAGAAACAAAatagaagaatttaaaatcgtTGATTTgtctgataataatttaaatgaaagcGCAGTAAATGCACTGACTAgtctaattaatttagaagaagttaatttttctttaaataattggaAGGCATTAAGTGCAGATgtgtttgataattttttatcactatcTAAGCTCGATTTGAGTCACAATTTAATAACAGAGATAAGCAACCGCCCGTGTAATTTGACTCATCTAGATTTATCTTacaacagactaaaaattctAACAGCCAGACAACTCAATTGCCCTCagttaaagtttataaatttatcttacaATTTAATAACGTCAATAAACGACCAAGCgtttgtaaatttgaattcactcGATACATTACttctcaataataatttaattcagtCCCTCGATATCTTGTGTCCGTCTTTAAAAAATCTCTCAGTCGCTCACAATAAATTATCCCACCTTCCGTCAAATCTATCAGTCGATTTTCTTGATATAAATCACAATTTTATCTCCACAATCCAAACAAATCCGACAACCAATCACTTAAAATCATTAGATATCAgcagaaataatttatcactCATAAACGCgacgtttattaatttaaaaaccctcaatatttcttacaattatttttcttcccTCCCACCGCtttctgttaaaaattcaCCGGCTCTCGAGGAGATTATAGTCAGCGGCAATCCTCtgactaaattaatttttaatcagcaaataaaattgaaaagattTATTGcaagtgatttaaataaactggAGAGTATTGATGAAGATTCATTTAATCTGTTGCAAGAGCGCGATGACAGTTGTATCAATTTAACTAtttcttcaaacaaaaatttaaaatctctgCACAACAATTCGTTCAAAAATCTTCATGTCTGCTAc TTGGATTTAAGTAACAATGGACTCGAACGTATATCAAGAcgatcaataaaaatattaaatgaatcgATACCCAAGTACGGGATTAATTTACAAGGAAATCCATTGATTTGTGACTGTGAATCTCAATGGATGCTAGACGATTTATTACCAAAATTATACAGAATTAACTCAGCACTTCTAGCTAATTTAAG atgTAATAAACCGACAGAAGTATTTAATGTACGGATGGTACATTGGTACAAATGGAAGACAAAAGTACTCTGTaaatcatcaaataaattcGAGCGACTTGTTGCTAGTGAGGATAATACTTATACAGTAGCACAGAGTTCAACGATTATTATCAAATCAAGCAACAGTGTTAAGTTTATTATCATCGGGGCTGCGACAGTACTGtcattaataacaattattggTCTTGCACTATCTGAAAAATTGGCTAAAAAACATCGCAGACGTAACAGAAGATTATAA